Proteins from one Ficedula albicollis isolate OC2 chromosome 3, FicAlb1.5, whole genome shotgun sequence genomic window:
- the IMP3 gene encoding U3 small nucleolar ribonucleoprotein protein IMP3: PAVRALARRLRDLGPASAAFRARCAAALLEKLHGLGLVNSRQSLAVCESLSAAAFCRRRLPCLLVKLRMAQNLRHAVTFVEQGHVRVGPEVVTDPALLVPRAVEDFITWVDASRLRQKVLDYNQERDDFDLAA; the protein is encoded by the coding sequence cccgccgtgcGCGCCCTGGCCCGGCGGCTCCGCGACCTGGGCCCGGCCAGCGCCGCCTTCCGCGCCCGCTGCGCCGCCGCgctgctggagaagctgcacGGGCTGGGGCTGGTGAACAGCCGGCAGTCGCTGGCCGTCTGCGAGAGCCTCTCGGCCGCCGCCTTCTGCCGCCGGCGCCTGCCGTGCCTGCTGGTGAAGCTGCGCATGGCGCAGAACCTGCGCCACGCCGTCACCTTCGTGGAGCAGGGGCACGTCCGCGTGGGGCCCGAGGTGGTGACGGACCCCGCGCTGCTCGTGCCCCGCGCCGTCGAGGACTTCATCACCTGGGTGGACGCGTCCCGCCTGCGGCAGAAGGTGCTCGACTACAACCAGGAGCGCGACGACTTCGACCTGGCCGCCTAG
- the PLA2G7 gene encoding platelet-activating factor acetylhydrolase, with product MRLLPPALCASPGPARRPGVTPGTAAPPRHPLRHGQPDLVSPGAEPGVRHSSWKNGSGVVFLRDIPLPLMHSPVFLEEQQNPPSVRFVAPHISRVPLRPRQPKVSSRFSVSARCCLLLGIQDTTRKIPSRTGLSVKAPMEMWSTSSTERFYKIPEGKGPHSVGCTDLMTEDAVEGSFLRLYYPAYDATDIEEARWIPDKEYYQGLSDFLNMYRAVGERLFHYYVGSVTCPAKSNAAFKPGEKYPLLVFSHGLGAFRTIYSAICIEMASQGFIVAAVEHRDESASATYYCKRRSVSESQEESTPNVEKEWIYYRKLKTGEEERCLRHKQVQQRAQECIKALNLILKINSGEEVTNVLHSDFDWNSLKDSVDTSRIAVMGHSFGGATVIESLSREIRFRCGIALDVWMLPVGDDIYENSVQQPLLFINSEKFQWAENILKIKKLISNDINKKMITIKGSVHQSFPDFTFVSGGIIARFFKLKGEIDPNEAIDISNHASLAFLQKHLSLKKDFDRWDSLVDGIGRNVIPGTNIVTSPAEPE from the exons ATGCGGCTGCTTCCCCCGGCGCTGTGCGCGTCGCCGGGGCCAGCCCGGCGCCCAGGGGTCACCCCAGGCACGGCCGCACCGCCCCGACACCCGCTCCGGCACGGGCAGCCCGACCTTGTCTCGCCAGGGGCCGAGCCCGGGGTTCGTCATTCCTCCTGGAAAAATGGCAGTGGCGTTGTGTTTCTCCGTGATATCCCACTCCCCCTGATGCACAGCCCGGTTTTccttgaggagcagcagaatcCTCCCTCTGTGCGGTTCGTAGCACCGCACATCTCCCGAGTGCCGCTGCGGCCTCGCCAGCCAAAGGTTTCATCCCGCTTTTCTGTAAGTGCACGGTGCTGTCTGCTCCTTGGGATTCAGGATACAACAAGGAAAATCCCCAGTAGAACAG GTTTGTCGGTGAAGGCACCAATGGAAATGtggagcaccagcagcactgagaggtTTTACAAGATCCCTGAAGGAAAGGGGCCACACTCGGTTGGATGTACAGACCTGATGACAGAAGATGCAGTTGAG GGAAGCTTTTTGCGCTTGTATTATCCAGCATATGATGCCACAGATATTGAAGAGGCCCGATGGATTCCAGACAAAGAATATTATCAGGGACTCTCTGACTTCCTCAATATGTACCGAGCTGTAGGAGAAAGACTTTTCCATTACTATGTTG gTTCAGTGACCTGTCCTGCAAAgtcaaatgctgcttttaaacCAGGAGAAAAATACCCACTTCTTGTTTTTTCCCATGGACTTGGAGCTTTTCG GACAATCTATTCTGCTATTTGCATAGAAATGGCTTCTCAGGGCTTTATAGTGGCTGCTGTGGAGCACAG AGATGAATCTGCTTCAGCCACGTATTATTGTAAGAGAAGATCCGTTTCTGAGTCACAGGAAGAGTCCACACCTAACGTGGAGAAGGAGTGGATCTACTACAGGAAGCTGAAAACTGGAGAGGAGGAGCGCTGCTTGCGCCACAAGCAG GTGCAGCAAAGAGCACAGGAGTGTATCAAAGCTCTCAATCTCATTCTTAAAATCAATTCAGGAGAGGAAGTAACGAATGTACTACATTCAGACTTTGACTGGAATAGCCTAAAG GATTCTGTTGATACTAGCAGAATAGCTGTGATGGGACACTCTTTTGGTGGTGCTACAGTTATTGAAAGTCTCAGCAGAGAAATAAGATTCAG GTGTGGCATTGCCCTGGATGTATGGATGCTTCCTGTAGGTGATGACATTTACGAAAACAGCGTCCAGCAACCACTGCTGTTCATCAACTCTGAAAAATTCCAGTGGGCTGAGAACATCTTAAAGATTAAGAAGCTCATCTCCAATGACATAAACAAGAAAATGATCACTATCAA GGGGTCAGTACATCAGAGCTTTCCTGACTTCACCTTTGTGAGCGGAGGAATCATTGCaagatttttcaaattaaaaggagaaatagatCCAAATGAAGCTATTGATATCAGCAATCATGCTTCATTAGCCTTCCTACAGAAACATCTGA GTCTTAAGAAGGATTTTGATCGGTGGGATTCTCTTGTGGATGGCATAGGACGCAATGTTATTCCTGGAACCAATATTGTCACATCTCCAGCTGAACCTGAATAA